The Agrobacterium vitis region AAGTTGTCGAGCCGCGCCGCGGTAACCGGCGTTGGCCGGATGATGTGAAGGCGCGGATCGTGGCGGAAAGCTTTGAGCCTGGTGTTCGTGTTGTGGATGTCGCGCGCCGTCACGGCGTTATAGCAAACCAGCTTTCCGATTGGCGACGTCAAGTGCGTGACGGCATTCTGGTGCTGCCGTTTGCGGCGGCAACGACGCCGTCGGAGCACGATGGTGTCGAGCCGTCATTTGTTCCTCTGGCAATCGCTGCGGAGCCGCCTGAGCCTGTCAATCGTTTGCCGCTGCCGAAGCTGGCCTCCGACGGGCCGAGTGTGCAGGTTT contains the following coding sequences:
- the tnpA gene encoding IS66-like element accessory protein TnpA gives rise to the protein MADDGFVGRYEVVEPRRGNRRWPDDVKARIVAESFEPGVRVVDVARRHGVIANQLSDWRRQVRDGILVLPFAAATTPSEHDGVEPSFVPLAIAAEPPEPVNRLPLPKLASDGPSVQVLTLEIGSDVVMRVPNNVPVERVAALVHAVRGAS